CTTCCTACCAATCACCTCGAACCATGTTAGCATGTAATGCTAGATGTATAAAAGATTGCTTGTAAGCATAACAACCCTCTTCCTAGACCTCATGGCATCggtctcccttctctctctttaaaTTCTCTATAAATTTCAAACCCCATTCTAGGCATGTGTACACCACTACCCTTGCTACTATTATTATCTCTCCCTCCACCCTCTTTTCTAATAATTATTATCTTGCCCAAACTTTCCTAGTAGGTGTACTAATTATCATGCAGTTATGAGTGTGCTGATTAAAGCATCATCATGAAATAGAGAGTGAGAGCAAGATGTACCAATAAGGCTTTTGTCACAACTAAGGAGTCtcatattttcttagttttttgtCACAACTAAGGAGTCtcatattttcttagttttcatagtttcttatttttatatttcaaatttatcatttatttatcatatcattatatttaaaatattttatagccttttaattataaaaatctAACATTTCATTCGTGTTATATTGTGATCAATACTCTATGTAATTTATTCTTTCATTTCTTATATTCTCTTCTACTatcttattagttttatataatcaactttctctttattttcgtttaaattttatatattctGTTCCTAATTTTCTGATTTCTTTGACAATTtatagtttttctttcttttttactaAGATGATTTGAATTATTTAGCAAACAGATATTTTAATGTCTGAAGCgtgctcttttcttttccatcaCTAAGGGATAAAGAAGACAATATGGAATATTGTGATCCccaaatatcacatgttgtagCATAGAAGAATGCATTTCtttctaattttgaattttttccacgtacatttcattttctttttcatatatCAGTTGTTATTTAAAGCTTTTATTTCTATCATATATCTCATATCAGATATCTTattctatatttttatataaagtatttttattctattttttcaattgcatgtttattttatgctcaatttttttattattacactctattttatatttttatttaatttttttacttaCTTTATATTGTTTATTATTTCTACTTGGTAATTTATTCTCAACTCAAAATCATGTTACCACTTTGTTGTTGTGTTCTCCAATCTATTTATTGTTGGTTACTAAAATACATCATTTTACCTGAATACTAGCAGTAGTCAAAGTCAATGAATCAAGAGAAACTTAAATTGTGAATTAAGGTATCTCGAACTAGAACAGGTCGGTGCAAATGAATCATTCTTAGCTTACCGAACCTTTTTTATGAGAAAAAGAACAAGTTTGAGAAAAGTTGGAACAAGATGAAAATGAAAGGAGATAAGGAAATAAGACCTGAAGTAAATAAGAAAATACAGTCCAATAATGGTCTGTTGAACTTTAGAAATATTCAAAAAAGGATATGTCACTAtttcctttgaattttctttcatgaCAAATTTACAGTGCAATCTTGATTCATTGCCCACGGGGAAGGCTTACCCTGACatctactacacatggacctaaaTATCAATCTACAATTTCAATAGATAATAATGACCACATTTAGGGAAATAGTTTTTAAGTTGcataaaaacatcaaataacTATAGCATTAGTTCACCAAGTTTTTAGAAGAAAATATTAATTGCACATGTTATCACATAAATATATAAACTTCTTCGCctaatgaaatttttaattttgcttCATTGACAAAGCGGAAAAAAAAGAGTCACATATCCTACTTCTAGTTAAGAACTTACCTTTCTCCAACATGTGCATTTCTCTGAATATTCAGCAAAATGTATATTTTTTCAGCAAGTTTTAAACATGTCCAACTTTCTAACTGTAGGTGACTGTAGGAAGTTACAATGGTTCCTTCTTGCCTATGTTAAAAAGAGATTCTAGGTCTCTATCCAACAATTAGTCAAACTATTTGGAAGGAAAAACCTAAGCCAGCTAGTAAAGATACCAGTATTATTTCTTGCAACATGTGCGGCTGATCAAGGCCTTACACCACATAATAATTCTCTTAAATTCAAATCATAATTGAGAACTCTGGACTATTCCCAAGTTGCAAAAGTGCTCCATAACAAACAAACCAAGTCCCATCCAACTGTATTTTGTAACATACCCATCAATGATGCCTTTACTGTAACACAGTTTGAAGGCCCTttgtttcaaatatatatatatatatatatatatatatatatatcatgtgCTTTCTGAGAAAACAGCAAAGCTATAGGAGACTGTATACTCATATTTCCTGCATGTACCTAGTTACAACTTGCTTTCCACTTGTTTATATTGCTATTTAGACTATTAAGGTCAAGATAAGactgaaaaagggaaaaaaaggatatctaagaatcagaaaataaataatattataagtaTGATGGATAGGATGACACACTCAAGCTATGTTTGGAAAGAGATCCAAGCGAAGAAGATCATTTTAATGTTGAAAGATGAAGCAACTATGCATGTAATAAAAAGTTAACATTATCCTTTCATAATTACACAGAAGATGCTCACTTCAAGCTGTCTCAACCGCCAAACAATTAAGTTTTGGAACTGATACTGCAGCCAGTCTTGCAAATAAACTTTTTTCTATTCACATCTCCCATACTAGAATGCATCATTTACACAACCAGGAATCTTAAAACTTATAAATAAAGATCCAAACATCCAGAGAACCTGCAATAACTATTTCTTTCCTTCACTGTAAGTATCATTATGCTAATATTGCTTGTTAAATATTCATATCAATAAGATGTTACCTGGTCCTTCATGCGCATTCCAGATCTCTTTTCCTATACAGAGAAATGTAATAAGTGTTATTACTTGGAGGAACTTTTTAAACTTTTGAACAGTATTTATAACAATATTCAGaactagaaaaaataaaatggaaTCATTTAGATCTCCTTGATAATGGTAAAGGTGAAAGTCCTAAACTTCTGGGCATAATAATGCAAAGCTTTATGTTCATTGCATcctcaagaaaaaaaacaaccaTCAAAGTTCTGAAACAAAACATGACGGTTCTTAAGGTGTTTAAATTATGTAGCAGCAATAAACAAAACATTACACAATTGAATATCCAGTAATATAGCTCGAGCATGTGCCTCTGCATATTTTACGCATCTATACGTTGTTTCTTGTGTGTGGCGGTCAGGGTGGTATCTTACCCGTTTATGTTTGTACATAGTAGATTTAAATATTAACCTGTCATTTGATTTTCCAGCCCTTGACCTGCTAAGTAGAGTACAACAACTGCTTTGCCATTGCTAACTTCAGTGACGTGCTTGAAAAGCCAAATTAGACTTGCTTTGTTGCTAGAAGTGATAAAAGTATGAGCAATACTCTGTGCTTGGCCACAAAAATTCTGGCTTGGCTCACATAGCTCAAGTGAATGAGCTAATATTAGATTTACTTGTCAGCTCTTATATAAATTTCTGGCTGGCTTGGGACATTGAGCTTACAGATTTGATGGAAACTTCTATACATGTGGTGAAATTTAGGTGTAATCAAAGCAGGCATATTTCTAGCCTGAGCTCATCCTGGCTGTTACTCCTATCTAATGCAGATGCATTTATATAAAAGTATACACATGCAAGCAAACATATGTATTCGTATAAAGATGCAAACACTTAGTCACCTGATTCAAGTACTATCAATGCatacatatgtgtgtatatacacacatgcactcaaacttgcaattcaaaaaaaataaatatgatgataGACAAGGTTTGCCATACCGTAGCAATCATACCGGTACACGATACAAGGTGTGTGCCGATATTTGGTATGCCGAACGAACCTCCGTACCAGACGTACCGACATTGTAATAGGATGGCACTGGTACAGAGTTCGATATCGAGATGGCGAACCTAATTGATACATAATCACCCCTACTTTTTAACCAAATGCACAGAACAATTTAGATTATGAGGTATTAACAACTAAATAACTTATTATAGCTGTTCAAACTCTACATGCAAAAGTTGTTTGGAGTCAATATAAAAAGGGCATCCCGATGTATGAAGCTCCCACTAATGTAGGGTCTAGGGAGTGTCAAGTGTACGCAACCTTACCCCCATGTACAAAGagattttttctatattttttgaaCCAATGACACCCAGGTCATAGTagagcaaccttaccattgtCCCACGGCCTCTATTCAAAGTCAACAtagatttaaaacaaaaaaattccaTGACACCATCGTTGTTTAAAAGGCTCACGGCAAAGGTAAGATAGTTCAATTTGAAAAGGAAAGCATAATTATCAAGGTTGATTGAGGCATAATTGTTGAAATAATTAAGTTATTATTGACTAGTATCCTTCGCATTCTATGCACATGTTCTAGGCCCATGGACTCCACCCACTTTCCAATGGTGTTGTGTTGGTTTTTTTATAGGagcttttatatttcattaagagTCCCTCTTTTATGTGTCCTATGGTTAGTCTTCCCATCTCACCAAAACGCCCATTTGTCATAATTTCTTATCTCACGTGCATCACGTGATTAGTTGAACCAATGATTGATGGACAGCTCTTGGAAGTTTGCTATGAATATAAGTATAGATAATGATCATGGTCTTAGAAATAATCCTTGTCTATTGCTCTATTCGCCAGTCACCTCCATCAAGGGCTTGGGGAAATAAGAGAAAGGATAAAATTACATACCTAAACCTACATTGAGAAACTATGTCCAAGATTTATCTATTATCATTGCCATTACAAGCCAGAGATCTATAtgcaaaacaataaaataatagaGTATGTCCAATATCAAAGAAATAGCAAAGCCATTGAGGTGTGTTGTATTTATGCAAACAATTCCAAAAGATCATCCTCTACATAATTATTGTACCAAtccaagattaaaaaaaaaaaaaattggaactcACCATCCATTGAAGTCGGAGTGCCACCTCTCGGACAGTTTTAGTCGGCAAGTCTACAGAGATATTTAAGTTGCGAAGAAAGACCGGATATCCAGTATATCTATCAATGTATGTTAACAATCGATATGTATCATACTTTGCATTGTAAAAAGAGACAAATTGCTAGATATAAATAGGAAATTTTATAATCAAAGGAGTAAATCTAGAAGAGGAACAGAAATGAACATAGATGGAACATCATGGCTAAACATACAAAAGAAGAAATATGAAAGTCAGGTGCAATGCAATATGTCTTCCATGACTGGGTCAGAGTCTCTACATCCACATATCTGGTATTTTATGGGTACATCAACCTAGAGGCCATAGCATCACCCTAAAAATACAAGGGTTTCACAATTAGTGCCAAAAAAGCATATGCTTTGTCCTTTAAACTACTATCCACCATTAGATCGCAATTTGACCAACAGGAGCTACGGCCTTATATTTTTGTATCTCCTTCCAATCAGCCTGAAGTAGACCTTCACATATCTATATATAAGAAAGCCGCACTTGTAGGGATTCCGTCGAGTTTTGTTACATTGATATCATCCTCGGCGTAATAGTTTAAATCCTAATTTCTTTTAAGCCCTTAACCAAGAATAACCTCTTAAAATTTCACATCTTGTTGATAAAAGACAGCAAAGAGAtttcgtttttcttttttccttttttgagaAAAGACAGCATAGAGATTTTcacttttcctcctttttcaaaaaaaaaaaagggtattatCTTTAAACTTTCATCTCTAGCAAGTAGCAACTTAACTCCCATGACGTACCGAATCATGGCTCTAGCCCAAGATAATACCTAAGATGATAACTGCTTATCAAAAATAAGAACCGACAAGAAATAGCTCCAAAAAGATGGAAAAAGGGCAAGAACTCACTCAACGAGACCTCTTTCGAGGGTTGTTTGTTCCTCCTTCGACCACTGCGTCGCCCCTGGGTTGCGCATCAATGCCGAACGCCAAGCGCAGTTCATCGAAACCCCCGGAACGCCATAGCTAGTACTTGAGACAGCACTCCCGCTGCTCTGACCTTGATACCAATATGGATTTCCGGATTCCGCCATTAGGAACTGAGAACAGATTGAAAACAAAGCGGATGTCACCTTGGAAAAGATCTCGACACCTACGCTTTCTCTTAGATCGAGTTCTCTCAAGGACGGAAGAGGGGATTTTTGGTATTTATACGAGAAAGAATTGCATTAATTATGGACGGCCAAGACCCGAAAATTTCTAGAGAATTTGGAAATCCCGGGAAACGGTAGATACCAAATTTAAAACTCGGCGCATCGCCGCAGAGTGCCCTGCTCTCCTGTCCCTGTGGACTTTCCATCCTTGCTTTCTGAgaggaaccaagatgaagaatcCGCGATACACGAGGAAACCGAAATCGAGAAGgacaaggagagggaaagaaggaAAGGGGTAAAGATAATGTTTATCCAGGCGAACCGTCATAAGATACATCCTGGCGAACCGTCGCCCGACTTGGACATATTAGCCCCTAAAAgctcaaaagttttaaaagttttaatttgccggtaaaattttattttcgttCCAACGTGGCGGCAGAGTCGACTTTTTGGACCCGGGCATTGAAATAAGTAAAAAGACCAAAATAACCTTGGTTTTGAGGAGCTACGCGGTAGTTTTCATGCGATCTCAAAACGCCCTATTTCTTGTAATTTATCCATTTTTACCGATCCTAAAGTACTTTATTCTCTATCATTCATTCATTTGCACATATCTCCAAGCATTTCATTCTGTATCATCCATATGTTCgtacatatctcaaagtatttCATTCTCTATCATTCATCTATTTGTATAGATCTAAAAGTTTTTTATCCTCTATCATTTATTTGCTTATACATATCTGAAAGCATTTCATTCTATCatttatctcttttgcagagagCTCAAGGCACTCTTTTCTCTATCATTCATCCTCCTGCATAAATCTTAAAATActtcatcttctatcatccatgTGCTTGCACGGATCTCGGAGCATCCTATCCTTTGTCATCCATTCGCctgtatagatctcaaagcactcggtccatcttctatcatccatgTGCTTGCACGGATCTCTTGTCATCCATTCGTctgtatagatctcaaagcacttggTATTTTGTCATCCATTCGCTTGTACGCCCAAAGCGCTCCATCCTCTTTCATCTGCTTACACAAATCTCAAAACACCATATATTTTGTTGTTCGTCCATCTACATGAATctcaaaatgcttcatcttttatCATTCGTCCGCTTGCATAGATTTCAAATCGCTCCATTTCTAATCATTCATCTAcatgcacaaatctcaaagcaatcCATCATATATCATTCATTTTCTTGCATATATCTTAAAGCAATTTATTCTCTATCATCCATATGCATATACAGGTCTCaaagcattttatttttttaacaatggAAAGCAtttcctttcaatcaatcccaaAACAAGAGTTTTTTGTTAAGTTAGTGGAAAAGGCATTTTTAGAATTTTACAATATTTTAATTATCAAGTGACTCTCGCCTGATAACATTTTGTAACGAAGATCAACAATTATGACATATTGCAATAAAATTTCAAGTTTTGGGGGCTAACtaatactttttttattttttaggatCTAAATGTAATTATCCTAAACTTGGAGGGCTGCCTATCTAATTTTTTCTACTTTTTAttctaagattttttttattttcacaaTTATCATGATAATCAGGAAAAATTTAGTTAGAGGTTAATTACTTTAATCCTATATAAGCATCTAAGATCCATCCAATATTAGACCAAACACATACCTACCGATACTCTAATAATTAGTTctatattaaataaaattttttaattcaaaatatataaaaaatatttatttattataatatatatctatatatatatatatatgaaaaaatctttattttttcaCAACTTCTCCACCTTCCATCCTTGCCGGGATGTGTCATATGTTGGGGTATTGGTATAACCAAGAGCTTTTTCAGATGATTGGgttaaaaattctattgaatTTGCCGGTTGGGCCAGTAAAACTAGAGAGATCAAAGGATTGCACGCTGGGCTAGGCGTATATTCATAAGTACCCATAATTAATTTTGGAGTGAGCCGGCTGGAATAATTTTATAAGGAGCAAAAGAAAGACTTGCTAGAGTAGCTTTgaagtcttttttttattttttttgcttcttcTATGGAATTTAAGTGGGGCCACTCTAAAGTTATTTCTAGGTACTTATGAACATAGGCTCAACCTAAACAGGAATCTACGATCTTAGTGGTTCAATAGCCCAATTTCAGCCCAATCATTCATATAGGCTCTAAGTGGATTTTGATATTGTTGAGATAA
The Phoenix dactylifera cultivar Barhee BC4 chromosome 3, palm_55x_up_171113_PBpolish2nd_filt_p, whole genome shotgun sequence DNA segment above includes these coding regions:
- the LOC103704156 gene encoding uncharacterized protein LOC103704156, which gives rise to MYLMTVRLDKHYLYPFPSFPLLVLLDFGFLVYRGFFILVPLRKQGWKVHRDRRAGHSAAMRRVLNLFLMAESGNPYWYQGQSSGSAVSSTSYGVPGVSMNCAWRSALMRNPGATQWSKEEQTTLERGLVEYTGYPVFLRNLNISVDLPTKTVREVALRLQWMEKRSGMRMKDQGSIQIPSTEKMDIMEELSLDETVLPGKELVENEQIFAQVSSNLASFQIHENVNLLAIAWDNVNKIRDWSTKMDKVMGRMPPMPAMIDENLLKFILRK